The DNA region CCGTCAGCCGCGCCCTGTCGATGCTCGAGGCGCGCGTCGGCGAACCCCTGTTCCTGCGCGGCCGCCGCCCGCTGCAACCCACCCCGCTCGGGGCCGAGCTTGCCGCCCATGGCCGCGCCATCCTCGCCGCCTCGCGTCTCGCCTCGCTCTCGGTCTCGGGCTATGTGCGCGGCGCGCGCGGCACGGTCCGCGTCGGCGGCGTGCCCTTCTTCATGGATGCGATGATCAGCCGGATGATCGCCACCTTCCAGCAGCGCGAACCGGAAATCGTGGTGCATCAAAGCTATGGCAACACGCAGGACATGGCCAAGGCTTTGGAAGGCGGGCAGGCCGACCTTGCCGTGGTGCCGCTGGCGCCGAACGAACGCATCCCCGGCTTCGACTTCACCGAAATCTTGCCCGGCCGCAACATCGTGGCCTGCCGCACCGGCCATCCGCTGACGCGGGAACGCCGGCTCCAGGCCGCACACCTCACCGCCTATCCCTGGGTCGCGCCGCTTCCCGGCTCGCCACTCCTGACCGACCTCCATTCCATCCTCGTCTCCATCGGCGCACCGGACCTGACGATCCGCTATTCCGGCGGCTCGCTGATGAGCGTGATGACCTACCTTTCCGAGAGCGACGCGCTGGCGATCCTGCCCTTCTCGGTGGTCTTTGCGCAGCGCAAGGAAAACCGCATCACCTCGCTCGCGTTCGAGGTGCCCCAGCCCAATCGCTCGCTCGGCCTCCTGCGCCGCGCCGGGGCAGATCTCTCGCCCGCCGCCGACAGCTTCGCAACCCATGTGGTCAAGGAATTCGACGCGCTGAAGCACATGATCAAGCGCCACGAAAACGCGGTGATCTGGGGCCGCTGAGGTCGCAACTGGTGATGCAGCTGTCGCACGACCCCGCTATCACGGGCCCAGAACCGGCCGGACCCCGGCCCCTCATCCGG from Neotabrizicola shimadae includes:
- a CDS encoding LysR family transcriptional regulator, with the translated sequence MKLNERHLMQLAAVIDAGGVSEGAALLGLSQPAVSRALSMLEARVGEPLFLRGRRPLQPTPLGAELAAHGRAILAASRLASLSVSGYVRGARGTVRVGGVPFFMDAMISRMIATFQQREPEIVVHQSYGNTQDMAKALEGGQADLAVVPLAPNERIPGFDFTEILPGRNIVACRTGHPLTRERRLQAAHLTAYPWVAPLPGSPLLTDLHSILVSIGAPDLTIRYSGGSLMSVMTYLSESDALAILPFSVVFAQRKENRITSLAFEVPQPNRSLGLLRRAGADLSPAADSFATHVVKEFDALKHMIKRHENAVIWGR